From Sinorhizobium sp. B11:
AGCCGTCAGAGGCGTGCGATAGCGCCGGAAAACTGCGCCGACGGAAAAACCCTCTTCCGTCTCTGAATTCTCTTCCAACTTGCCGTGACCCGACATTTATTACCTGCTGCAATTGCCAATTTGGCGGGAATCTCTTCTGAGAGACGTAACATACGCAACATGCAAGCTCTATGAACCATGTTGCGGCTACCCACACCCGCGCACTTGCCGCCTCCTTCATCCCCAATTGGGGCAAATTTGCGCAGCGCACAGGCGTGATCGCATTGCAATTTCGTAAGCTCTGCCTTGCATTGGAAGATCAGGCCGCCGGTTCGCCCCCGGCATGGGCTTGTGCCGCGTAACGCGCCGCAGCGACACTCGCATCAATGTCACGCTCGCCGGCGACCTGCACCGTCGGAACGGCGAATTCGATGCCGTTTTCCTTGAAGGCGTTGCGGATCATCGCCAGCGCATTGCGGCGGATGACGAACTGCTCGCCTGGCTTTGTCATCATCGAGAGCCGGATCTCGATTGCGAATTCGCCAAACTGTTCGACACCCTTCATCTTCAGAGTCTCGATGATATTCGGACCCCATTCCGGGTTATCGAGAAGTTGCTGGCCGATCTGCTTGATGATCTTCTTCGTCTTCACGAGGTCCGTATCATAAGTGACATTCAGGCTGATCTTGTCGATCGTCCAGTCGCGGTTGAGGTTTTTGACGGCCCCGAGTTCGCCGAAAGGCACCGTGGTCAGCGGCCCGCGGTGATGGCGGAGTTTGACGGAACGCAAGCTGAAGGCCTCGACCACGCCCTTGTGGCTGCCGCTTTCGATATATTCACCGACACGAAAAGCATCGTCCCACAGATAGAACATGCCGCTGATGACATCCTTGACGATCGTCTGCGCGCCGAAACCAACCGCAACGCCAACAACACCGGCACCAGCAATCAATGGCCCGATCTCAATGCCGAGACCTGAGAGCACCATGAGAACGGCGATCACGACGATGACGACGGCGAGGATGTTACGGAAGATCGGCAGGAGCGTCTGCAGACGGGCACGCTTGACTTTTTCCTCATCGCTGACCGTACCGTCAGCGGGTGAATCCAGAAGCTTGCCGTCGATATAGGCCTTGACCAGATGCCAGAGCAGATCGGCCGCAAGCAGGATGACAATGCCGCCGATCGTGCCGCGCGCCACCCGGTCGATCATCGTCTCGTTTGACGTCATCATCGCAGCGGTTTCGACGCCGAGCATGCGTCCGAGCCAGATCGCGGCAAAGGCGATGATCAGAGCCCTTACACCGCGATCGAGCAAAACGGTCGCGATATGGCGCTTGGCAAGGAAGCCGGCTTCGGCCTGGTGGAAGGATTTGACTGCGAGCGTCGAGACGGCAAGTACCCGTGGCAACAGTATGAGATAGATGCAGACCCAGAGAAGCCAATCGAAGCTCAGGACCCAGATGCCCCAGAGCAGGGCGAAATAGAGGGTCAACAACCAGGTAGCTGCATGACTGCGCCGCGTTTCATTGCCCGGTCGCGACCAGACCGCTTCCGTAGCGATCAGGAATAGGCCGATACCAAGCACATAGCCGACCAGATAGCGTGTAGCCATCGAATAGCCGAGCGGTTCCATCGATTGGAGAACGGCCCAGCCGAAGACGAAATAGATGACGAACAGAATGCAGCGACGAAACCAGAATCGTGCGACGGCCGGATCAACCGCAACCGTCTCTCCCTCGCCGCGCGGCAGGGTGACAAGATCGACGATGACACCGCCGATGGAAACAGCGAAGCGCTGCACGACGACAGCGACCGCAATGGCAATCGCGATATTCAGGCTGATCGGCGGCCAGTTGAAGCTAATCAACGCAAGCCCGGTGGCAAGGCCGAAGACAATGGCCGGAATGACGCGCGCAGCAAGCCGCGTGCCCGTCATTTGCGCCGCCCGCTCCCGCCTTTCGCGCACGGCCCGTCGCACCAGGATTTCGACGACAAAACCGGTGATGAGGATAGCCAGAAATTGTGCGGCCATACGCAGCGAACCCGCGGCT
This genomic window contains:
- a CDS encoding mechanosensitive ion channel family protein, with the protein product MRRISAIGICSIMMLFSLFGAVSAQTTPAASTDVAPPAQVRQMMELMQTPEVKQWMATQMAAPAASTDNNEEMSILSGRLQHARRHIAMVSGAAMTLPSEITRASSLFWGELGAAGSLRMAAQFLAILITGFVVEILVRRAVRERRERAAQMTGTRLAARVIPAIVFGLATGLALISFNWPPISLNIAIAIAVAVVVQRFAVSIGGVIVDLVTLPRGEGETVAVDPAVARFWFRRCILFVIYFVFGWAVLQSMEPLGYSMATRYLVGYVLGIGLFLIATEAVWSRPGNETRRSHAATWLLTLYFALLWGIWVLSFDWLLWVCIYLILLPRVLAVSTLAVKSFHQAEAGFLAKRHIATVLLDRGVRALIIAFAAIWLGRMLGVETAAMMTSNETMIDRVARGTIGGIVILLAADLLWHLVKAYIDGKLLDSPADGTVSDEEKVKRARLQTLLPIFRNILAVVIVVIAVLMVLSGLGIEIGPLIAGAGVVGVAVGFGAQTIVKDVISGMFYLWDDAFRVGEYIESGSHKGVVEAFSLRSVKLRHHRGPLTTVPFGELGAVKNLNRDWTIDKISLNVTYDTDLVKTKKIIKQIGQQLLDNPEWGPNIIETLKMKGVEQFGEFAIEIRLSMMTKPGEQFVIRRNALAMIRNAFKENGIEFAVPTVQVAGERDIDASVAAARYAAQAHAGGEPAA